Proteins encoded in a region of the Dorea longicatena genome:
- a CDS encoding FtsW/RodA/SpoVE family cell cycle protein, whose protein sequence is MRSHRFTKPYNLKNYKFGIVTLVGILSVLGILVVGSAKESLQSKQILGVIIGFTAMIVVSLIDYMWIMNFYWVLYALSIIMLAAVKLFGENVNGATRWIKVGFIQFQPSELAKILLIIFFAKFLMEHEEDINDKFTLIKYAVLAGIPLALILIEPNLSTTICPALMICLMIYIAGLSYKFIGTVLIILVPIAVIFLSIVVQPNQKILKDYQQKRILAFIEPEKYESDEAYQQKNSVMAIGSGQLTGKGLDNNTTTSVKNGNFILEPQTDFIFAIIGEELGFVGGCIIIALLLLIVIQCILVGIRSQDLAGRIICCGVGGLIGIQSFINIGVATKILPNTGVPLPFVSYGLTSLVSLYIGIGLVLNVGLQPKKYQ, encoded by the coding sequence GTGAGATCACATAGATTTACTAAACCATACAATTTAAAAAATTACAAATTTGGAATCGTAACACTTGTCGGGATTTTGTCTGTTCTGGGTATTTTAGTTGTCGGCAGTGCAAAGGAATCACTTCAGAGCAAACAGATTCTTGGTGTTATCATAGGCTTTACTGCAATGATTGTTGTTTCCTTAATTGATTACATGTGGATTATGAATTTTTACTGGGTTTTGTATGCATTGTCTATCATTATGCTTGCAGCTGTAAAATTATTCGGAGAAAATGTAAATGGGGCAACCCGTTGGATTAAAGTAGGATTTATTCAGTTCCAGCCATCTGAACTGGCAAAAATATTGCTTATTATTTTCTTTGCCAAATTCCTGATGGAACATGAAGAGGATATTAATGATAAATTTACATTAATTAAATATGCCGTTCTGGCAGGAATTCCTCTTGCTTTAATTTTAATTGAGCCAAACTTATCTACTACGATATGTCCGGCACTTATGATCTGCCTTATGATCTATATTGCCGGACTCAGTTATAAGTTTATCGGTACGGTATTGATTATACTAGTCCCGATCGCAGTAATATTTTTGAGTATTGTTGTTCAGCCGAATCAGAAAATCCTCAAAGATTATCAGCAGAAACGTATCCTTGCTTTCATTGAACCAGAAAAATATGAAAGTGATGAAGCATATCAGCAGAAAAATTCTGTAATGGCTATAGGATCCGGACAGTTAACAGGAAAAGGACTGGATAACAATACAACTACTTCCGTAAAAAACGGTAATTTCATTCTGGAACCTCAGACAGACTTTATTTTCGCGATCATCGGAGAAGAATTAGGTTTTGTCGGAGGGTGTATAATTATTGCGTTATTACTATTGATTGTGATACAATGTATCTTAGTTGGGATACGATCGCAAGACCTTGCAGGAAGAATCATATGCTGCGGTGTTGGCGGCCTGATCGGCATACAAAGTTTTATCAACATTGGTGTTGCCACCAAAATTTTGCCAAATACCGGAGTTCCATTACCTTTTGTAAGTTATGGTCTGACTTCTCTTGTAAGTTTATATATTGGAATTGGATTAGTCTTGAACGTAGGATTACAACCGAAAAAATACCAGTAA
- the mgsA gene encoding methylglyoxal synthase: MNIGLIAHDSKKALMQNFCIAYRGILSKHSLYATGTTGRLIEEVTNLKVHKYLAGPLGGKQQLGAQIAQNDIDALIFLREPSNPKPHDPDLNDVIRMCDTYNIPLATNLATAEIIILAIDRGDLDWREMYR, translated from the coding sequence ATGAATATAGGTCTGATAGCACATGATTCAAAAAAAGCATTGATGCAAAATTTCTGTATCGCTTATAGAGGGATTTTAAGCAAACACAGTCTTTATGCTACAGGAACGACCGGAAGATTAATTGAAGAAGTTACGAACCTGAAAGTTCATAAATATCTTGCCGGTCCTTTAGGTGGCAAACAGCAGCTGGGAGCTCAGATTGCGCAAAATGACATTGATGCGCTTATCTTTTTGAGAGAACCCTCTAATCCAAAGCCACATGATCCAGATTTAAATGACGTGATTCGGATGTGTGATACTTATAATATCCCGTTAGCTACGAACCTTGCAACAGCAGAGATTATTATTTTGGCAATTGACAGAGGAGATTTGGACTGGCGTGAAATGTATCGGTAA
- a CDS encoding cell division topological specificity factor MinE has protein sequence MLKNSSVSIAKNRLRTLVISDRVQCTPSAYEHICKDLYETLSKYMELTEDDFQVEINRSQIVIKIAGEET, from the coding sequence ATGCTGAAAAACTCTTCCGTATCCATTGCAAAGAATCGTCTGCGCACGTTGGTCATATCAGATCGTGTACAATGTACTCCTTCGGCTTATGAACATATTTGCAAAGATTTATACGAAACACTTTCCAAATATATGGAACTTACAGAAGATGATTTTCAGGTAGAGATTAACCGTTCACAGATAGTGATAAAAATAGCAGGAGAAGAAACGTGA